In a genomic window of uncultured Flavobacterium sp.:
- a CDS encoding ATP-binding protein has product MLRSPFFCFIIFLIILSCKDKTKVIVNVDAAREKAFEIREKGLLNLNEKNFNSAFYNFNKSKILYENLKDSANIAYSLIQMAWIQQINGDYYGSKETLTEALPYIKKKDVYSASINNFFGIADKELSLYNDAISYYKESIKELDNEASKQSPLNNIAAVYIEKKKYDAAIQILESLLSQNNFQTKEALIKKYRILDNLGYAYFKKGLLDKGLSLMEESLKMRNRDNDTYGSIQSNLHLAEYYSKINPQKSNQHALNAYQSATTSNSIDERLKALSFLISNDSDIDNTKYAQKFVFLNDSIIKIRNNFKNKFAKIKYDSKKEKDENQKLRLEKVENQLALQKAKYQRTFSILGVIILFTVLIYGRKYYRNKNRIGKIKATYETETRIAKDIHDELANDVFHVMTFTQTQSLADITIKESLIHKLDNIYSRVRRISQENSTIDITSNYAVNLKEMLSTYNSPEANVIINNIEKVNWELVDNFKKVTIHRILKELMVNMKKHSNASLVVVKFESNGKTVFIDYTDNGKGCEKEQIIKNGLQNMENRILAIKGTITFDTEPDKGFKVKITLPK; this is encoded by the coding sequence ATGCTACGATCCCCGTTTTTTTGTTTCATCATTTTTCTAATTATCCTTTCTTGTAAAGACAAAACGAAAGTAATCGTCAACGTTGATGCTGCAAGAGAAAAAGCATTTGAAATAAGAGAGAAAGGATTATTAAACCTCAACGAAAAGAACTTTAATAGTGCTTTTTACAACTTCAATAAATCTAAAATACTATATGAAAATTTAAAAGATAGTGCCAACATTGCCTATAGTTTAATTCAAATGGCCTGGATACAGCAAATAAATGGTGACTATTATGGCAGCAAAGAGACATTAACCGAAGCATTGCCTTATATTAAAAAGAAAGATGTTTATAGCGCTTCTATTAATAATTTCTTCGGAATTGCCGACAAAGAACTCTCCTTATATAATGATGCTATTTCGTATTACAAGGAATCTATAAAAGAACTGGACAATGAAGCTTCAAAACAATCTCCTTTAAATAACATTGCTGCTGTTTATATTGAGAAAAAAAAATATGATGCCGCAATTCAAATTTTAGAATCTTTACTTAGCCAAAATAATTTCCAAACAAAAGAAGCGCTTATAAAGAAATACCGAATACTAGATAATCTTGGTTATGCGTACTTCAAAAAAGGCTTATTAGATAAAGGTCTTTCCTTAATGGAAGAAAGTCTTAAGATGAGAAATCGAGACAATGATACCTATGGTTCTATACAAAGTAATCTTCATTTAGCCGAATACTATAGCAAAATTAATCCCCAAAAATCAAATCAACATGCGCTAAATGCATATCAATCAGCTACAACATCTAATAGTATTGATGAAAGATTAAAAGCCCTTTCTTTTTTAATTTCTAATGATTCTGACATCGATAATACCAAATATGCTCAAAAGTTTGTTTTCTTAAATGATAGTATTATTAAAATCCGAAACAACTTTAAAAACAAGTTTGCGAAGATTAAATACGATTCCAAAAAAGAAAAAGACGAAAATCAGAAATTACGTTTAGAGAAAGTAGAGAATCAATTAGCACTTCAAAAAGCCAAATACCAAAGAACCTTTTCTATTCTTGGAGTTATTATTCTTTTCACCGTATTAATTTATGGAAGAAAGTATTATCGAAATAAAAACAGAATCGGAAAAATAAAAGCTACTTATGAGACGGAAACCAGAATTGCCAAAGACATACATGATGAATTGGCTAATGATGTTTTTCATGTCATGACTTTTACTCAAACGCAATCTTTAGCCGATATAACTATAAAAGAATCTCTAATTCACAAATTAGACAATATTTATTCCCGCGTCCGCAGAATTTCGCAAGAAAATAGTACAATTGATATTACATCAAATTACGCTGTAAACTTAAAAGAAATGCTTTCGACTTATAATAGTCCTGAAGCAAACGTAATCATCAATAATATTGAAAAAGTAAATTGGGAATTAGTAGATAACTTCAAAAAAGTTACAATTCATAGAATTCTAAAAGAATTAATGGTGAATATGAAAAAGCATAGTAACGCATCATTGGTTGTTGTAAAATTTGAAAGCAACGGAAAAACAGTTTTTATTGATTATACAGATAACGGAAAAGGCTGTGAAAAAGAACAAATTATTAAAAATGGTTTGCAAAATATGGAAAACCGTATTCTGGCCATAAAAGGAACTATTACTTTTGATACAGAACCAGATAAAGGGTTTAAAGTAAAAATAACGCTGCCTAAATAA
- a CDS encoding PH domain-containing protein: MINDLKKFLNEEQDPKAVEKLLVKVNGLLTSGEEVEYIAVQKKPAINLSPDCIALTNKRIIFCRPRNLGLSMDFQDYAWKDILDCHMKEGIMGATFSMKTIKGHVNMLDYLPKAQARKLYQFAQQKEEEMVVFRREHDLENKRAIAGGGITVNTNIPTHQNVEQKEDPLEVLQKLKKLLESEIISQTEFDSKKTEILSKM, from the coding sequence ATGATAAACGATTTAAAAAAATTCTTAAACGAAGAACAAGACCCAAAAGCAGTTGAAAAACTATTAGTAAAAGTCAACGGATTACTTACTTCTGGTGAAGAAGTAGAATATATCGCCGTGCAAAAAAAACCGGCTATAAATTTATCTCCGGATTGTATTGCTTTAACCAATAAAAGAATCATTTTCTGCAGACCGAGAAATTTAGGATTATCGATGGATTTTCAGGATTATGCCTGGAAAGACATATTAGATTGTCACATGAAAGAAGGAATTATGGGAGCAACTTTTTCTATGAAGACGATTAAAGGACATGTGAATATGCTTGATTATTTACCAAAAGCTCAAGCCCGAAAATTATATCAATTTGCTCAGCAAAAAGAAGAAGAAATGGTTGTTTTCAGACGTGAACATGATCTTGAAAATAAAAGAGCAATTGCTGGCGGAGGAATAACAGTAAATACAAATATTCCAACTCATCAAAATGTCGAGCAAAAAGAAGATCCATTAGAAGTACTTCAAAAACTAAAAAAATTATTAGAAAGCGAAATCATTTCTCAAACAGAATTTGATTCAAAGAAAACAGAAATTTTATCTAAAATGTAA
- a CDS encoding 5'(3')-deoxyribonucleotidase, with translation MKKKTIAVDMDGVLADIEAHLIDYYNEANGTALTRESIQGLSEEDAFVERDLLREILNKENFFRNLPVMDDAVESLRQLQENFEIFIVSAATEFPVSLAEKIFWLEEHFPFIKWENIILCGSKRIINTDFMIDDHPKNLDYCMGKPIMFTAFHNVNKTHHLRVNNWKEVVAVLNETLN, from the coding sequence ATGAAAAAGAAAACTATTGCTGTCGATATGGATGGCGTGCTTGCCGATATCGAGGCACATTTAATTGATTATTATAATGAAGCGAATGGAACAGCGTTAACAAGGGAAAGTATTCAGGGTTTGAGTGAAGAAGATGCTTTTGTAGAAAGAGATCTTTTGAGAGAAATTTTGAATAAAGAGAATTTCTTCAGAAACTTACCAGTTATGGACGATGCTGTCGAAAGTTTGCGTCAGTTGCAGGAAAACTTCGAAATATTTATTGTTTCTGCTGCTACGGAATTTCCGGTTTCGCTTGCCGAAAAAATCTTTTGGCTTGAAGAACATTTTCCGTTTATTAAGTGGGAAAATATTATTCTTTGCGGAAGTAAAAGAATTATCAATACAGATTTTATGATTGACGATCATCCTAAAAATCTGGATTATTGCATGGGAAAACCTATCATGTTTACAGCGTTTCATAATGTGAATAAAACGCATCACTTACGTGTAAATAACTGGAAAGAAGTTGTTGCAGTTTTGAATGAAACACTGAATTAA
- a CDS encoding GH1 family beta-glucosidase, which yields MNKIDTAFLHKDQFGQDFLWGVSTAAFQIEGAHDADGKGSSIWDVFTSQKGKIKNGHHALTACDFYNSYQNDIDLINELNIPNFRFSISWTRIMPTGTHPVNQAGIDYYNKIIDSLLASEIEPWITLYHWDLPQSLEVKGGWTNRESVSWFSEYVAVCAQYFGDRVKNWMVINEPSVFTGAGYFLGIHAPGKKGITNYLKAMHHVTLATAAGGKKLRNLIPDANIGTTFSCTHIEPFSQSPKDIEAAKRVDTLLNRTFIEPILGLGYPQADLPVLKKLNNYILENDLNNLAFEFDFIGLQCYTREVVKSSLLIPYIGAELISAEKRNVIATDMGWEVYPPALYHVLKKFNSYNIKKIIITENGAAFPDILKNGKVYDIKRTHYIQDHLEQILKAKKDGYNVDGYFVWSLTDNFEWAEGYNARFGLIHVDFDTQQRTIKHSGLWFRDFLS from the coding sequence ATGAATAAAATTGATACCGCATTTTTACATAAAGACCAATTTGGGCAAGATTTCTTGTGGGGTGTTTCTACCGCCGCCTTCCAAATTGAAGGTGCACATGATGCCGACGGAAAAGGTTCTTCTATCTGGGATGTTTTTACGTCTCAAAAAGGAAAAATCAAAAATGGCCATCATGCACTAACTGCTTGTGATTTCTATAATTCTTACCAGAATGATATTGACCTGATAAACGAATTAAATATTCCGAATTTCAGATTTTCTATTAGTTGGACACGAATTATGCCTACAGGAACTCATCCTGTAAATCAGGCAGGAATAGATTATTACAACAAAATCATAGATTCTTTACTCGCATCTGAAATAGAACCCTGGATTACACTTTATCATTGGGATTTACCTCAAAGTTTAGAAGTAAAAGGCGGATGGACAAATCGAGAATCGGTTTCCTGGTTTTCAGAATATGTTGCCGTTTGTGCACAATATTTTGGAGATCGCGTCAAAAACTGGATGGTTATCAATGAACCTTCCGTTTTTACTGGAGCCGGATATTTCCTAGGCATTCACGCTCCCGGAAAAAAAGGGATTACCAATTATCTTAAAGCCATGCATCATGTAACTTTGGCTACAGCTGCAGGCGGAAAAAAATTAAGAAATCTAATTCCGGACGCTAATATTGGTACTACTTTTTCGTGTACACATATTGAACCTTTTTCTCAATCCCCAAAAGATATAGAAGCTGCAAAACGTGTAGATACTTTATTGAACAGAACTTTTATAGAGCCAATTTTAGGATTGGGTTATCCGCAAGCAGATTTACCGGTTCTTAAAAAACTGAACAATTATATTCTTGAAAATGATTTAAATAATCTCGCTTTTGAGTTTGATTTCATTGGACTTCAATGTTATACGAGAGAAGTTGTAAAATCATCTCTATTAATTCCGTATATTGGTGCTGAATTAATTAGTGCCGAAAAAAGAAATGTTATTGCAACAGATATGGGTTGGGAAGTTTATCCTCCGGCGCTTTATCACGTTCTTAAAAAATTCAATAGTTACAACATCAAAAAAATTATAATTACCGAAAATGGTGCTGCTTTCCCAGACATTCTTAAAAACGGAAAAGTCTACGATATCAAGCGCACACATTATATACAAGATCATTTAGAACAGATTTTGAAAGCCAAAAAAGACGGTTATAATGTTGATGGTTATTTTGTTTGGAGTCTTACTGATAACTTCGAATGGGCAGAAGGTTACAATGCCAGATTTGGACTTATTCATGTAGATTTTGACACACAACAAAGAACAATTAAACATTCAGGATTATGGTTTCGGGATTTCTTATCCTAA
- a CDS encoding type I restriction enzyme HsdR N-terminal domain-containing protein, whose translation MEINIQLKSLADKIDQLKSKIETEESTKHAFVLPFIHILGYDAFNPLEVVPEFTADLGLKKGEKVDYAIFQNGEPIIIVECKSWKENLTVHNSQLFRYFHVTKTRFALLTNGIQYQFFTDLDDKNKMDQKPFLEFDITNLKENTITEVAKFHKSSFNVDNIVTNASSLKYIKEIKKQINIELENPSNDFTKHFANKVYTGRLTEKVVDEFKDLVQKSLNQFISEKINDRLKAALTKETIKQQDEQVESLEEESKIVTSEEELDGYRIIVAILRRKLPTKRIVYRDTQSYFGILLDDNNRKPLCRLHLNGSKKYVSLFNDNKNETKLPISTIDDLYQFEKELLETVGLYETE comes from the coding sequence ATGGAAATCAATATTCAACTTAAATCATTGGCGGATAAAATCGATCAGTTAAAAAGCAAAATTGAAACAGAAGAATCTACAAAGCATGCTTTTGTTTTGCCATTTATACATATTCTTGGCTACGACGCTTTTAATCCGCTGGAAGTAGTTCCTGAATTTACTGCCGATCTAGGTTTAAAAAAAGGAGAAAAAGTAGATTATGCCATCTTTCAGAACGGAGAACCAATTATAATAGTAGAATGCAAAAGTTGGAAAGAAAATCTAACGGTACATAATTCCCAATTATTCCGCTATTTTCATGTTACTAAAACCCGATTTGCTCTTTTAACAAATGGAATTCAGTATCAATTTTTCACAGATTTAGATGATAAAAACAAAATGGATCAAAAGCCTTTTTTGGAATTTGACATCACAAATCTAAAAGAGAATACAATTACTGAGGTTGCAAAATTTCACAAATCCAGTTTCAACGTTGATAATATTGTTACAAATGCAAGCTCTTTAAAATATATTAAAGAGATAAAAAAGCAAATCAATATTGAACTGGAAAATCCTTCGAATGATTTCACAAAGCATTTTGCAAATAAGGTTTATACCGGAAGATTAACTGAAAAAGTAGTTGATGAATTTAAAGATTTGGTTCAAAAATCCTTAAACCAATTTATTAGCGAAAAAATAAATGATCGTTTAAAAGCCGCTCTTACCAAAGAAACAATTAAACAACAAGATGAACAAGTTGAATCTCTGGAAGAAGAAAGTAAAATTGTTACCAGTGAAGAAGAACTGGACGGATATCGCATTATTGTTGCGATACTAAGACGAAAACTTCCTACTAAACGAATCGTTTACCGTGACACACAATCTTATTTTGGCATTTTGCTGGACGATAATAATCGTAAGCCTCTTTGCCGTCTTCATCTTAATGGAAGTAAAAAATATGTCAGCCTTTTTAATGACAATAAAAACGAAACAAAACTACCGATTTCGACTATTGATGATCTTTATCAATTCGAAAAAGAGTTACTAGAAACTGTTGGATTATATGAAACCGAATAA
- a CDS encoding response regulator, whose amino-acid sequence MFKKVIIAEDLEDINLGIEQTLKDLDIVNFQHAKYCDDAFLKIRKAILDNEPYDLLISDLSFKKDHRDVKISCGDELIEKVRELQPDIKIIAYSVEDKSFRIKSLFDNSDVNGFVLKGRNSIEDLKKAIHLISTSDQRFISHEVASALQEKNNFEIDDLDIEILKYLSSGTPQDEIIKIFKDSGKKPNSKSAMEKRLSRLKDFFKANNTVHLVSITKDMGII is encoded by the coding sequence ATGTTTAAAAAAGTAATAATTGCCGAAGACCTGGAAGATATAAATTTAGGAATCGAGCAAACCTTAAAAGATTTAGATATTGTAAATTTTCAACATGCAAAATATTGTGATGATGCCTTTTTAAAAATCCGAAAAGCTATTCTGGATAATGAACCGTATGACTTATTAATCAGTGACCTTTCGTTTAAAAAAGACCATCGTGATGTAAAAATTTCGTGTGGTGATGAACTTATCGAAAAAGTTCGTGAATTACAGCCTGATATTAAAATCATCGCTTATTCTGTTGAAGATAAAAGCTTTCGAATTAAATCTCTTTTTGATAATTCAGATGTTAACGGTTTTGTATTAAAAGGTCGAAATAGCATTGAAGATTTAAAAAAAGCAATTCATCTTATTTCTACTTCAGATCAAAGATTCATTTCGCATGAAGTTGCTTCTGCGCTTCAGGAAAAAAACAATTTCGAAATAGACGATTTAGACATTGAAATTTTAAAATATTTATCATCAGGAACTCCACAAGATGAGATTATAAAAATCTTTAAAGACTCAGGTAAAAAACCCAACAGCAAAAGTGCTATGGAAAAAAGACTTTCGAGACTAAAAGATTTTTTCAAAGCCAATAATACCGTTCATTTGGTTTCTATTACTAAAGATATGGGCATTATTTAA
- a CDS encoding TM2 domain-containing protein, with protein sequence MKSKTTAAILTFFLGGIGIHKFYLGQSGQGILYLLFCWTLIPSILAFFQFFGLIFMSDHSFNVKYNTGF encoded by the coding sequence ATGAAAAGTAAAACAACCGCAGCAATTTTGACATTCTTTTTGGGAGGAATCGGAATCCATAAATTTTATTTAGGGCAATCAGGCCAAGGGATTCTTTATCTATTATTTTGTTGGACACTTATTCCTTCAATATTAGCCTTTTTTCAGTTTTTCGGACTTATTTTTATGTCTGATCATTCATTTAATGTGAAATATAATACCGGATTTTAA